Proteins from a single region of Abyssalbus ytuae:
- a CDS encoding NAD(P)-dependent alcohol dehydrogenase: MKSNKSKSRRNFIQQSALAGAGMALISPIPVFGSSNNSNNLKMNNNIKSKGYAAFDESGTLKPWEFERRPVGNNDILIEIKYASICHSDIHQMKGDWGPQQYPQIPGHEIAGIVSAVGKNVTKFKVGDKAGVGCMVNSCMECKSCKHGEEHFCEKGETVFTYGYPEASSPTGISQGGYSTNIVVHEHFAVHIPGHISFQEAAPLLCAGITTYSPLMNANFKVGDKVGIAGIGGLGHMAVKLAVSKGAEVYAFTTSPDKVEDIKSWGAKKAIVVDKEFKNLQPYNKKLDYMISTIPYQYEVAPYVACVKPYGHFTYVGMPNGFELTFNNLSLASSRVNFNSSLIGGIPETQEVVHYCADNGIKPEIQIIKATEINTAWKKVVKKEARYRYVIDVATF; encoded by the coding sequence ATGAAATCAAATAAAAGTAAATCCAGAAGAAATTTTATACAACAATCAGCTTTAGCAGGAGCAGGCATGGCATTGATTAGCCCGATACCGGTTTTTGGAAGCAGTAATAATTCAAATAATTTAAAGATGAACAATAATATAAAATCAAAAGGGTATGCAGCTTTTGACGAGTCAGGCACTTTAAAACCCTGGGAATTTGAACGCCGTCCTGTTGGTAATAATGACATATTGATAGAAATAAAATATGCCAGTATATGCCACTCCGATATCCACCAGATGAAAGGAGACTGGGGACCTCAACAATATCCCCAAATCCCGGGGCACGAAATAGCAGGAATTGTTTCGGCTGTTGGTAAAAACGTTACTAAATTTAAAGTGGGTGACAAGGCCGGCGTAGGATGTATGGTAAATAGTTGCATGGAATGTAAAAGCTGCAAACATGGCGAAGAACATTTTTGCGAAAAAGGTGAAACAGTATTTACTTATGGTTATCCCGAAGCTTCTTCTCCCACAGGAATTTCACAAGGAGGATATTCAACAAATATTGTGGTGCATGAACATTTTGCAGTTCATATCCCGGGCCATATCAGTTTTCAGGAAGCCGCTCCATTACTTTGCGCCGGCATAACTACCTACTCACCTCTAATGAATGCCAATTTTAAAGTAGGAGATAAAGTAGGAATAGCAGGTATTGGCGGATTAGGCCATATGGCAGTAAAATTGGCTGTATCCAAAGGGGCAGAAGTATATGCTTTTACTACTTCTCCCGACAAAGTGGAAGACATTAAATCATGGGGAGCAAAAAAAGCTATAGTCGTGGATAAGGAATTTAAAAATCTTCAGCCTTACAATAAAAAACTGGACTATATGATTAGTACAATTCCATATCAATATGAAGTCGCCCCCTATGTAGCATGTGTAAAACCTTACGGACATTTTACCTATGTGGGAATGCCCAATGGATTTGAACTTACATTTAACAATCTTTCCCTGGCAAGTTCCCGTGTAAACTTTAATTCTTCATTAATTGGTGGTATTCCTGAAACCCAGGAAGTTGTTCATTATTGTGCTGATAATGGAATTAAACCGGAAATTCAAATTATAAAAGCTACTGAAATTAATACTGCCTGGAAAAAAGTTGTTAAAAAAGAAGCCCGTTACAGGTATGTAATTGATGTGGCAACTTTTTAA
- a CDS encoding cold-shock protein produces MQEGTVKFFNRTKGFGFITIKDSNEDIFVHESGLIDNINENDKVRFETERGKKGMNAVNVEIID; encoded by the coding sequence ATGCAAGAAGGAACAGTTAAGTTCTTTAACAGAACCAAAGGATTTGGATTCATCACAATTAAAGATAGCAATGAAGATATCTTTGTACACGAAAGTGGTTTAATTGACAATATCAACGAAAATGATAAAGTGCGATTTGAGACCGAGAGAGGCAAAAAAGGAATGAATGCCGTAAACGTAGAAATTATTGATTAA
- a CDS encoding NYN domain-containing protein gives MKPDLSLAVLIDGDNIPSQYVKELLEEVAKYGNPTIKRIYGDWTKPSLIKWKKVLLENAITPIQQYGYTTGKNATDSAMIIDAMDILYSGKVTGFCLVSSDSDFTRLAIRLREAGMIVYGIGEKKTPNPFIVSCDRFIYIEILRKEPEELDNKFDNKPKEHTKVDKITPTVVKLISSTISDLEDEDGWAFLGEVGTLLQKKQPNFDSRNYGFQKLTPLINSINKFEIEQRNNTGRNRNLIYVRIKN, from the coding sequence ATGAAACCTGACTTAAGTTTAGCAGTGCTTATTGATGGAGACAATATCCCTTCTCAATATGTAAAAGAACTGCTGGAGGAGGTTGCTAAATATGGCAATCCAACTATTAAAAGGATTTATGGCGATTGGACAAAACCAAGTCTGATAAAATGGAAAAAAGTTCTTCTTGAAAACGCCATAACACCCATACAACAATACGGATACACCACAGGCAAAAATGCTACAGATTCAGCCATGATTATTGATGCCATGGATATTTTATATTCAGGGAAGGTCACAGGTTTTTGTCTGGTTTCAAGCGATAGTGATTTTACAAGATTAGCTATACGTCTTAGAGAGGCTGGTATGATAGTTTATGGGATTGGAGAGAAGAAAACCCCCAATCCTTTTATCGTTTCGTGTGATAGGTTTATTTATATAGAAATTCTCAGGAAAGAACCTGAGGAATTAGATAACAAATTTGATAATAAACCAAAAGAGCACACCAAAGTAGATAAGATAACACCCACAGTAGTTAAGTTAATATCATCCACTATATCCGATCTAGAAGATGAGGATGGTTGGGCCTTTTTAGGAGAAGTAGGAACATTACTTCAAAAGAAGCAACCCAATTTTGATTCGAGAAATTATGGGTTTCAAAAATTAACACCTTTAATAAATTCTATCAATAAATTTGAAATAGAACAGCGCAATAATACCGGACGCAACCGAAACCTTATTTATGTGAGAATAAAAAATTAG
- a CDS encoding DnaJ C-terminal domain-containing protein, whose protein sequence is MEFIDYYKILGLSKTATESEIKKAYRKLARKYHPDLNPNDKIAEQKFKEVNEANEVLSNPENRKKYDKYGKDWKHADEIEKARKQQQQYQQTYSGNSGGYTEHDFSDFFESMFGDSGRKFGGRRTVKFRGEDYNAELHLNLTDVFKTEKRTLTVNGKNIRITIPAGVYNGQVIKIKGHGGPGIGGGPNGDLYITFSIINNTRFKRENDDLYTTIDLDLYKAVLGGEIEVETFDGKVKLKVKPETQNGTRIKLKGKGFPKYKKEGQFGDLYITYNIKIPTNLGQKEKELFTQLAKNKH, encoded by the coding sequence ATGGAGTTTATAGACTATTACAAAATACTCGGATTATCTAAAACCGCAACAGAAAGCGAAATAAAAAAAGCATACCGCAAACTGGCCAGAAAATATCATCCGGATTTAAACCCGAATGATAAAATTGCTGAACAAAAATTTAAAGAAGTTAATGAGGCCAATGAAGTTTTGAGCAATCCCGAAAACCGGAAAAAATATGATAAATACGGGAAAGACTGGAAACATGCCGATGAAATTGAAAAAGCCCGGAAACAGCAGCAGCAGTATCAACAAACTTACAGTGGCAACAGCGGAGGATATACAGAACACGATTTTTCAGATTTTTTTGAATCGATGTTTGGCGATAGCGGACGGAAATTTGGCGGTAGGAGAACCGTAAAATTCCGCGGAGAAGATTATAATGCTGAATTACATCTTAACCTGACCGATGTTTTTAAAACCGAAAAACGCACTTTGACGGTAAACGGCAAAAATATTCGCATTACCATTCCGGCAGGAGTATATAACGGACAGGTAATTAAAATAAAAGGTCATGGTGGCCCCGGTATCGGCGGCGGGCCAAACGGTGATTTATATATTACCTTCTCCATCATTAACAATACCCGGTTTAAACGTGAAAATGACGATCTCTATACCACAATAGATTTAGACCTTTACAAAGCCGTATTAGGTGGCGAGATAGAAGTTGAAACATTTGACGGTAAAGTAAAACTGAAAGTGAAACCCGAAACTCAAAACGGTACCAGGATAAAACTTAAGGGAAAAGGGTTTCCCAAATATAAAAAAGAAGGCCAATTTGGCGATTTGTATATAACCTACAATATAAAAATCCCCACCAACCTCGGCCAAAAGGAAAAAGAACTTTTTACACAACTGGCAAAAAACAAACACTAA
- the rpsU gene encoding 30S ribosomal protein S21 — protein MLIIPVKEGENIDRALKRYRSKHKKTKLMQNLRSNQHFTKKSVQRREEIAKAVYKEEYKRLQEE, from the coding sequence ATGCTAATAATACCAGTAAAAGAAGGAGAAAATATAGACAGAGCCCTTAAGCGATATAGAAGTAAGCATAAGAAAACCAAACTTATGCAAAACCTAAGAAGCAATCAGCATTTTACCAAAAAGTCTGTACAAAGAAGGGAAGAAATTGCAAAAGCTGTTTACAAAGAAGAATACAAGAGGCTTCAGGAAGAATAA
- a CDS encoding sigma-70 family RNA polymerase sigma factor, translated as MRQLKIVKQITNRENVSLDKYLQEIGKIDLVTEEEEVELAIRIRKGDQLALEKLISANLRFVVSVAKQYQSQGLTLPDLINEGNVGLVRAASRFDESRGFKFISYAVWWIRQSILQAIAEQSRIVRLPLNKISALNKISKASAFLEQTYQRLPSADEISEIVEISITEIKLCMKNAGRQMSLDAPLKKGEELNFYDLIKSNNVPEPDDDLMGDSLKDEINIVLNTLTQRESDIIKLFFGLDNNNQMTLEEIGASMTLTRERVRQIKATALLKLKKSGRSNVLIKYLG; from the coding sequence ATGAGACAGCTCAAAATAGTAAAACAAATAACCAATAGAGAAAATGTTTCATTAGATAAATATCTTCAGGAAATAGGTAAAATTGATCTGGTTACTGAAGAGGAGGAAGTGGAGTTAGCAATAAGGATAAGAAAAGGAGACCAATTAGCGCTGGAAAAACTCATTAGTGCCAATTTACGATTTGTAGTTTCTGTTGCAAAACAATATCAAAGCCAGGGATTAACTCTCCCAGACCTTATTAACGAAGGGAATGTTGGATTAGTAAGGGCAGCAAGCAGATTTGATGAGAGCAGAGGTTTTAAATTTATTTCTTATGCCGTATGGTGGATAAGACAATCTATTTTGCAGGCAATAGCAGAACAATCCAGAATTGTGCGATTGCCTTTAAATAAAATAAGTGCTCTTAACAAAATTAGTAAAGCTTCGGCATTTTTAGAGCAGACTTATCAAAGATTACCCTCAGCTGATGAAATATCAGAAATTGTAGAAATTTCAATTACTGAAATAAAACTATGCATGAAAAATGCCGGCAGGCAAATGTCCTTAGATGCTCCTTTAAAAAAAGGAGAGGAGTTAAATTTTTATGACCTGATAAAATCCAATAATGTTCCTGAACCCGATGATGATTTAATGGGCGATTCCCTTAAAGATGAAATAAATATTGTTTTAAATACTCTTACCCAACGTGAATCTGATATTATTAAATTATTCTTTGGGCTGGATAATAATAATCAAATGACCCTTGAGGAAATAGGAGCTTCTATGACTCTCACAAGGGAGCGGGTACGACAAATAAAAGCAACAGCTTTATTAAAATTAAAAAAATCGGGTCGTTCAAATGTTTTAATTAAATATTTAGGTTAA
- a CDS encoding ribbon-helix-helix domain-containing protein — translation MTRQSISLTQPNDEWLKAQVDRKEYSSKSELINDLIRQARKQQIQVDWIRNKLEQAENSGFTNDSKEQILAQSKSSFNG, via the coding sequence ATGACACGACAAAGTATCTCCCTCACCCAACCAAATGATGAATGGTTAAAAGCCCAGGTTGACAGAAAAGAATACTCCAGTAAAAGTGAGCTTATTAATGATTTGATCAGGCAGGCCAGAAAACAACAAATTCAGGTTGACTGGATAAGAAATAAACTGGAACAAGCTGAAAACAGCGGATTTACTAATGACAGTAAAGAACAGATTTTGGCGCAATCCAAATCTTCCTTCAATGGCTGA
- a CDS encoding type II toxin-antitoxin system RelE/ParE family toxin: MASKIGVEQADKYFNTFFKYFEIIALQPFSFESVDFIKKGYRRCVCGSDSIYYRINKSCVEIMAIIGRQDINNIF; encoded by the coding sequence ATGGCATCAAAAATTGGGGTTGAGCAGGCTGATAAATATTTTAACACCTTTTTTAAATATTTTGAGATTATTGCTCTTCAGCCGTTTTCATTCGAATCTGTAGATTTTATTAAAAAAGGATATAGGCGTTGTGTCTGTGGGTCAGATAGTATTTACTATAGAATAAATAAGAGTTGCGTTGAAATTATGGCAATAATAGGTAGACAGGATATTAATAATATTTTTTAA
- a CDS encoding heavy-metal-associated domain-containing protein: MELISENVIPGNHGKIFATNAENKEQLEHIKKLVLEVPGIQHVEIKHETYPREFIVYTTTLVSIIEIEKAVNRTGLNAIPKTTFVL, encoded by the coding sequence ATGGAACTAATTTCGGAAAATGTAATACCTGGCAATCACGGTAAAATATTTGCCACGAATGCAGAGAACAAAGAACAGTTGGAACACATTAAAAAACTGGTTCTTGAAGTTCCCGGCATACAGCATGTAGAAATAAAACATGAAACTTACCCAAGGGAGTTTATTGTATATACTACTACCCTGGTGAGTATCATCGAAATTGAAAAAGCGGTAAACCGTACCGGCTTGAATGCCATTCCAAAGACCACTTTTGTTTTGTAA
- a CDS encoding helix-turn-helix domain-containing protein, which translates to MRTLSEYNTELKLKGFNVFQIEEDANATRLYSRKDFYKICLTTGKSKIHYAERSYKTEGTILFFGNPHIPYSWETLSTKYKGYTVLFSETFLSPKNRSENLQQSPLFKIGGTPVLEITEKQRQFLNSIFQKMIEEQQSDYEYKADLIRNYINLILHESLKLKPSENFNQNKNAAERLTNVFMELLERQFPVESPDKPLQLTTANDYAKNLSVHVNYLNRSVKEVTGKTTTAHISTRVISEAKAILQHTDWNISEIAFALGFEYPTYFNNFFKKHTGVNPSSLRA; encoded by the coding sequence ATGCGTACTCTGTCTGAATATAATACCGAATTAAAGTTGAAGGGATTTAACGTTTTCCAAATTGAGGAAGATGCTAATGCAACACGTTTATATAGCCGAAAAGACTTCTACAAAATTTGTCTTACTACGGGTAAAAGTAAAATTCATTACGCCGAGCGAAGTTATAAAACCGAAGGAACCATTCTTTTTTTTGGAAATCCTCATATTCCCTATTCATGGGAAACACTTTCTACAAAGTATAAAGGATACACGGTATTGTTTTCTGAAACCTTTCTAAGCCCAAAAAATCGTTCTGAGAACTTGCAACAATCACCTTTATTTAAAATTGGCGGAACTCCAGTTTTAGAGATAACAGAAAAACAAAGACAGTTTTTAAATAGCATTTTTCAAAAAATGATTGAAGAACAACAATCTGATTATGAATATAAAGCCGATTTAATTCGTAATTATATAAATTTAATTTTGCACGAATCCTTAAAATTAAAACCGTCTGAAAATTTCAATCAAAATAAAAATGCAGCAGAGCGTCTCACCAATGTTTTTATGGAATTACTTGAAAGACAATTCCCTGTTGAAAGTCCGGATAAACCCCTTCAACTCACCACGGCAAACGATTATGCAAAAAATCTTTCTGTACATGTAAATTATCTTAACCGTTCGGTAAAAGAGGTTACCGGAAAAACTACCACTGCGCACATATCAACCCGTGTTATCAGTGAGGCAAAAGCAATTTTACAACATACCGACTGGAATATTTCAGAAATTGCATTTGCTTTGGGATTTGAATATCCTACTTATTTTAATAATTTCTTTAAAAAACATACAGGAGTAAACCCTTCTTCTTTAAGAGCTTAA
- a CDS encoding DUF2797 domain-containing protein: MMYTGVLTKMKTEFTNPINYFLIFENDFLNINQLLDRKIKISFIKYECLNCHLDKPIYRQGFCKECFFETPRAGDWVMRPELSKAHLGEEDRDLEFEKEMQLQPHIVYLANSSDVKVGVTRKAQIPTRWIDQGAHEAIEIVEVPNRYLAGIAEVALKNHVSDKTNWRKMVTNKIVDVDLEAEKERLAPYIPEEVKPYFIQSKSKEINLSFPVLQFPDKIKSLNLDKTHEYEGVLKGIKGQYLIFEDGTVFNVRGSEGYVVKLIINLNI; the protein is encoded by the coding sequence ATCATGTATACGGGTGTTTTAACAAAAATGAAAACTGAGTTTACAAACCCAATAAATTACTTTTTAATTTTTGAAAATGACTTCTTAAATATCAATCAATTATTGGACAGGAAAATAAAAATAAGCTTTATAAAGTATGAATGCTTAAACTGCCATTTAGACAAGCCTATTTACAGGCAGGGGTTTTGCAAGGAATGCTTTTTTGAAACCCCAAGAGCCGGCGACTGGGTTATGCGCCCGGAATTGAGCAAAGCTCATTTGGGAGAAGAAGACCGCGATCTCGAATTTGAAAAAGAAATGCAATTACAGCCGCATATAGTCTATTTGGCAAACTCCAGCGATGTAAAAGTGGGTGTAACCAGAAAAGCCCAGATACCTACCCGTTGGATAGACCAGGGTGCCCACGAAGCTATAGAAATTGTAGAAGTTCCTAACCGCTACCTGGCCGGAATAGCAGAAGTCGCTTTAAAAAATCATGTATCTGATAAAACAAACTGGAGAAAAATGGTCACAAATAAAATAGTTGATGTAGACCTGGAAGCCGAAAAAGAAAGATTAGCCCCTTATATCCCCGAAGAAGTAAAGCCTTATTTTATTCAAAGTAAATCTAAAGAAATAAACCTGTCATTTCCTGTTTTACAATTTCCCGATAAAATAAAAAGCCTCAATCTTGATAAAACCCATGAATATGAAGGGGTTTTAAAGGGAATAAAAGGGCAATATTTAATTTTTGAAGATGGTACGGTTTTTAATGTCAGAGGTAGTGAAGGGTATGTGGTTAAATTAATTATTAACCTAAATATTTAA
- a CDS encoding chaperone modulator CbpM: protein MQVSSLVKISEFCFHHNVNESFVNLLAERELINITLVKNTQYIHYDYLPTLEKIIRLHNELDINVEGIEAILHLTDKIIALQQEVCDLKNLLKG from the coding sequence ATGCAAGTGTCATCTTTAGTTAAAATCTCAGAGTTTTGTTTTCATCATAATGTAAATGAGTCCTTTGTTAATTTACTGGCTGAACGTGAATTAATAAATATAACCCTGGTAAAAAATACTCAATACATACATTACGACTACCTCCCTACCCTCGAAAAAATCATACGCCTTCATAATGAACTCGATATTAATGTAGAAGGCATAGAAGCCATATTACATCTTACCGATAAAATTATTGCCCTGCAACAGGAGGTTTGCGACCTTAAAAATTTGCTCAAAGGATAA
- a CDS encoding heavy metal translocating P-type ATPase, with protein sequence MSENCYHCGTDCGKQPIVFDQKYFCCNGCKTVYEIFSENNLSCYYDLEKSPGAIPAEIAGKYDFLDNTAIAEKLLEFNDGTTHVINLYIPHIHCSSCIWVLENLNKLKTGVKSSQVNFPKKTVRITWNANRLSLKDLVILLSSIGYEPYISLEDYEGGKKHLNRSIIYKLGVAGFAFGNIMLLSFPEYFEVDEFWLNQYKPFFRYIMLAMSLPVVFYAASNYFLSAYKGLRSKFLNIDVPIALGVLVLFIRSLIEVVSNTGSGFFDSLTGLIFFLLLGKFFQQKTYNFLSFERDYKSYFPIGITRVKNGEEDSIQVYDIKKGDRLLIRNEELIPVDGILINGKARIDYSFVTGESDPIKKQSGDKLFAGGKQLGGAIEMEALKSVSQSYLTQLWSNDVFTKDKAEGFKNITDRISKYFTLTILLIAISAGAFWLWKDLAKAMNVFTAILIVACPCALALSAPFTLGNLLRIFGRKKFYLKNAGVIEQLAKINTIIFDKTGTITSSKKSEITYEGNKLSEVEEILLKNTLRNSNHPLSRQLYDILDANNIITLDDYQEHTGKGIEGASKTNKIKIGSAEFVGVPKIGSTKKTSVHIRTEKGYKGKYTFYNKYREGVAHLFSQLKKGYDLAILSGDNESEQENLQKLLPAKTKMFFNQQPEDKLNYIKFHQQEGANILMVGDGLNDAGALKQSNVGVAVSENVNVFSPACDAILDASKFNEIYYYLRASKKAMNIIKASFLLSFLYNFIGLSFAVSGQLSPVVAAILMPLSSISVVVFTTVMTNFIARKLR encoded by the coding sequence ATGAGCGAAAACTGTTATCATTGCGGCACAGACTGTGGGAAGCAACCCATTGTTTTTGACCAGAAATACTTTTGCTGTAATGGCTGCAAAACAGTTTACGAAATATTTTCCGAAAATAATCTTAGCTGCTATTATGATTTAGAAAAAAGTCCGGGAGCCATTCCTGCGGAAATAGCAGGCAAATATGATTTTCTGGATAATACTGCCATCGCCGAAAAATTACTTGAATTTAATGATGGCACCACTCATGTAATTAATCTCTACATACCACACATACATTGCAGTTCATGCATTTGGGTGCTGGAAAACCTTAATAAACTTAAAACCGGGGTTAAAAGTTCTCAGGTAAACTTTCCAAAAAAAACAGTTCGGATTACCTGGAACGCCAACCGACTATCATTAAAAGACCTCGTGATATTATTAAGTTCTATCGGGTATGAACCATATATAAGCCTTGAAGATTATGAGGGAGGCAAAAAACACCTTAACAGGAGCATTATTTATAAACTGGGCGTAGCCGGTTTTGCCTTTGGTAATATCATGCTTCTTTCGTTTCCCGAATATTTTGAGGTGGATGAATTCTGGTTAAACCAGTATAAGCCGTTCTTTCGGTATATTATGCTGGCTATGTCTCTACCTGTGGTTTTCTATGCAGCTTCTAACTACTTCCTATCTGCTTATAAAGGATTACGTTCTAAATTTTTAAATATTGATGTGCCCATTGCGTTGGGCGTTCTCGTTCTTTTCATCCGGAGCCTTATTGAAGTAGTTAGTAATACAGGCTCCGGTTTTTTTGACAGCTTAACAGGCCTTATTTTCTTTTTACTCCTGGGTAAATTCTTTCAGCAAAAAACCTATAATTTCCTTTCTTTTGAACGGGATTATAAGAGTTACTTTCCCATTGGTATTACCCGGGTAAAAAACGGAGAAGAGGACAGCATACAGGTATACGACATTAAAAAAGGAGACCGGTTACTTATACGTAATGAAGAGCTTATTCCGGTAGATGGAATTCTTATAAATGGCAAAGCCCGTATTGATTACAGCTTTGTAACCGGAGAATCCGATCCCATTAAAAAACAAAGTGGCGACAAACTCTTTGCCGGCGGAAAGCAATTGGGAGGTGCTATAGAAATGGAAGCTTTAAAATCGGTTTCTCAAAGTTACCTCACCCAGTTATGGAGCAATGACGTTTTTACCAAAGACAAAGCAGAAGGCTTTAAAAATATTACCGACAGGATAAGTAAATATTTTACCCTGACAATCCTTTTAATTGCCATAAGTGCCGGAGCGTTCTGGCTGTGGAAAGACCTGGCAAAGGCCATGAATGTGTTTACCGCCATTCTTATTGTAGCCTGCCCTTGTGCCCTGGCACTTTCGGCACCCTTTACACTGGGTAACCTGCTGCGTATTTTCGGAAGAAAAAAATTTTATTTAAAAAATGCCGGCGTTATAGAACAATTGGCTAAAATTAATACCATTATTTTTGATAAAACCGGAACCATTACTTCCTCTAAAAAATCCGAAATAACCTATGAGGGTAATAAATTAAGTGAGGTGGAAGAAATATTGCTTAAAAATACGCTCCGCAACTCTAACCACCCCCTGAGCCGGCAGTTATATGATATATTGGATGCCAATAATATTATTACCCTGGATGATTACCAGGAACATACGGGTAAAGGAATTGAAGGGGCTTCCAAAACCAATAAAATTAAAATAGGTTCAGCTGAATTTGTAGGAGTTCCCAAAATCGGTTCTACCAAAAAAACCAGTGTGCATATAAGAACGGAAAAAGGGTATAAAGGAAAATATACCTTTTACAACAAATACCGCGAAGGAGTAGCTCATCTGTTTTCACAATTAAAAAAGGGGTATGATCTTGCCATCCTTTCGGGAGACAATGAGAGCGAACAGGAAAATCTGCAAAAACTATTACCGGCTAAAACCAAAATGTTTTTTAACCAGCAACCGGAAGACAAGCTTAATTACATAAAATTTCATCAACAGGAAGGGGCCAACATTCTTATGGTTGGCGACGGACTGAATGATGCAGGGGCTCTGAAACAAAGTAATGTAGGGGTAGCCGTTTCAGAAAATGTGAATGTATTTTCTCCTGCCTGCGATGCTATACTGGATGCCTCAAAGTTTAACGAAATATATTATTATCTACGGGCCTCAAAAAAAGCAATGAACATTATTAAAGCCAGCTTTTTATTGTCCTTCCTGTATAACTTCATAGGATTATCTTTTGCTGTATCGGGGCAATTATCTCCTGTGGTGGCAGCCATTTTAATGCCCCTAAGTTCTATAAGCGTGGTAGTATTTACTACGGTAATGACTAATTTTATAGCACGTAAACTTCGCTGA
- a CDS encoding cupin domain-containing protein, producing MSTKADKNKLEAIFPKGNLGSKEFFTGNAYHMSLVNADTIFTTAVGNVYFEPGARSNWHSHPAGQILIITDGIGYHQLEDHPIEIIKKGDVIKCPPNVKHWHGASPDTGLQQLYIVPNTEKGIVEWMETVNDQQYNSIK from the coding sequence ATGAGTACTAAAGCAGATAAAAATAAATTAGAGGCCATCTTCCCTAAAGGGAATTTAGGGTCAAAAGAATTTTTCACAGGCAATGCATATCACATGAGTCTTGTTAATGCCGACACGATTTTTACCACCGCAGTAGGCAATGTTTATTTTGAACCAGGGGCACGAAGTAACTGGCATAGCCATCCTGCAGGTCAGATATTAATTATCACAGACGGAATTGGTTATCATCAATTGGAAGATCATCCCATTGAGATCATAAAAAAAGGAGATGTAATAAAATGCCCTCCTAATGTAAAACATTGGCATGGGGCCAGTCCTGATACCGGTTTACAACAATTATACATAGTTCCTAATACAGAAAAAGGAATTGTTGAATGGATGGAAACTGTAAACGATCAGCAGTATAACAGTATTAAATAA